A genomic region of Solanum dulcamara chromosome 2, daSolDulc1.2, whole genome shotgun sequence contains the following coding sequences:
- the LOC129877763 gene encoding uncharacterized protein LOC129877763, translated as MVTSDDAHNNRRPQYLQDFLLIKDDDKFFSRLLSKENSNKGESSFRFYYYGGSSSSSSVPFHWESEPGTPKHKFANSTLFNPPLTPPPSYNNNNNQSINAHLNSLQKLRSTKSKFYRSIFSKRITSSQSIANLSPSSSRSSSFSVSSMPLFTYSSNLTNIKSNAHVAIANSPTSTHRCFGSRHENKPKRFRVSYYYMRKTKKLLLSFVGILASRNIK; from the coding sequence ATGGTGACTAGTGATGATGCTCACAATAATCGTCGTCCACAATATTTACAAGATTTTCTTCTAATTAAAGATGATGACAAATTCTTTTCAAGACTTTTGTCTAAGGAAAATTCCAATAAAGGTGAGTCTTCTTTTAGGTTTTATTACTATGGAGGATCTTCTTCATCTAGTTCAGTTCCATTTCATTGGGAATCTGAACCAGGTACCCCTAAACATAAATTTGCAAATTCAACCTTATTCAATCCTCCACTTACTCCTCCACcttcttataataataataataatcaatcCATTAATGCACATTTAAATTCTTTGCAAAAACTACGATCAACTAAATCTAAGTTTTATCGCTCAATTTTTTCCAAGAGAATCACTTCTTCGCAATCAATTGCTAACCTATCTCCTTCCTCCTCTCGTTCGTCATCATTCTCTGTGTCTTCCATGCCATTATTCACGTATAGTTCCAACTTAACGAACATTAAGAGTAATGCCCACGTGGCAATTGCTAATTCGCCAACTTCTACACATAGGTGCTTTGGTTCGAGACATGAGAATAAACCCAAGCGCTTTCGAGTTAGCTACTATTATATGAGGAAAACAAAGAAACTATTATTGTCCTTTGTTGGAATTCTTGCTTCAAGGAATATAAAGTGA
- the LOC129880854 gene encoding LOW QUALITY PROTEIN: peroxidase P7-like (The sequence of the model RefSeq protein was modified relative to this genomic sequence to represent the inferred CDS: inserted 2 bases in 1 codon), whose translation MASLKINTIVFFILLVSLLIVSSSAQLSTNFYSKSCPKLYQTVKSTVQSAIXTRMGASLLRLFFHDCFVNGCDGSLLLDDTSSFTGEKRAAPNVNSVRGFEVIDNIKSAVEKACPGVVSCADILAITARDSVVILGGPNWNVKLGRRDARTASQGAANNSIPAPTFNLNRLISSFSAVGLSTKDMVALSGAHTIGKARCTTFRARIYNETNNIDSSFARTRQNNCPRNSGSGDNNLAPLDLQTPSKFDNNYFKNLKNKKGLLHSDQQLFNGGSTDSIVTSYNNNPSSFSSDFVTAMIKMGDIRPLTGSNGEIRKNCRRRN comes from the exons ATGGcttctttaaaaattaatactatagttttttttattttgcttgTGAGCTTACTTATTGTAAGTTCATCAGCTCAACTTTCAACTAATTTCTACTCAAAATCATGTCCTAAACTTTATCAAACAGTGAAATCAACAGTGCAATCAGCTAT AACAAGGATGGGTGCTTCGCTTCTTCGACTTTTCTTCCATGATTGCTTCGTCAAT gGATGTGATGGATCACTGCTCCTTGATGACACATCAAGCTTCACAGGAGAGAAGAGGGCTGctccaaatgtgaattctgtTCGAGGATTTGAAGTCATTGACAACATCAAATCTGCTGTAGAGAAAGCATGCCCTGGCGTCGTTTCTTGTGCTGATATTTTAGCCATTACTGCTCGTGATTCTGTTGTTATT CTTGGAGGGCCTAATTGGAATGTAAAATTAGGCAGAAGAGATGCCAGAACAGCAAGTCAAGGTGCTGCCAACAACAGCATTCCTGCTCCTACATTTAACCTTAATCGACTCATCTCTAGTTTTAGTGCTGTTGGCCTTTCTACTAAGGACATGGTTGCCTTATCTG GTGCTCACACAATTGGAAAAGCAAGATGCACAACATTTAGGGCACGTATATACAACGAGACcaacaacatagactcatcATTTGCAAGAACAAGGCAAAATAATTGTCCAAGAAACTCAGGGTCAGGTGACAACAACTTAGCACCACTCGATCTCCAAACACCTTCAAAATTCGATAATAATTATTTCAAGAActtaaagaataaaaagggtctTCTACATTCCGATCAGCAATTATTCAATGGTGGATCAACTGATTCAATCGTAACGTCCTACAACAATAATCCTAGTAGTTTCAGCTCTGATTTTGTTACTGCTATGATCAAGATGGGTGATATTCGTCCACTCACTGGATCTAATGGAGAAATTAGGAAGAATTGTCGAAGGAGAAATTAA